One Pseudomonas rhizophila DNA window includes the following coding sequences:
- a CDS encoding DUF1652 domain-containing protein: MNRGSFSKVTFPNACQLMRWHFHPMGFEASMDAPGSMVARLFDRASGETMIAIAGIPCATVMNAPDVERIIEAVEAELEAFVPPVGLRRFAS, from the coding sequence ATGAATAGAGGATCTTTCAGCAAGGTTACGTTTCCCAACGCCTGCCAGTTGATGCGCTGGCATTTTCATCCCATGGGATTCGAGGCCAGCATGGACGCACCGGGCAGTATGGTCGCCCGGCTGTTTGACCGTGCCAGCGGCGAGACTATGATCGCGATTGCGGGCATCCCCTGCGCGACAGTGATGAACGCCCCTGACGTGGAGCGAATAATCGAAGCGGTGGAAGCCGAGCTGGAAGCTTTCGTGCCACCAGTTGGCTTGCGACGATTTGCCTCCTGA
- a CDS encoding MFS transporter: MKPANTQSSLSSATGTQRVFSPRWALASLSLSTLLASLGASVVTVGLPTLAHAFEASFQQVQWVVLAYLLAITTLIVSLGKLGDLLGRGRLLLAGIVLFTIASALCGMAPSLWLLVAGRALQGLGAAIMMTLTLALVGETVSKEKTGSAMGLLGTLSAVGTALGPSLGGALISGFGWQALFLINVPLGLLAFGLAWRSLPARQPEGSVARPRFDTLGTLLLAATLAAYALATTLGRGDFGWPNIALLLMAILGGGLFVMAQRWVASPLIPLGVFGDRSLVAGLVTSALVATVMMATLLVGPFYLSVALGLPAARVGLVLAAGPSVAALTGVPAGRLVDRFGVRPVRLVGLLIMILGCLMLSLMSPTLGVGGYVAAIAVTTLGYALFQTANNTTVMADVPAGKRGVISGLLNLSRNLGFFTGASALGAVFALSVPTNGIAQAAPEAVVNGLHLTFIVATSLMLLAWVVVLKCREPEPLDGRDDIFAQRK, translated from the coding sequence ATGAAACCAGCCAATACCCAATCCAGCCTGTCGAGCGCGACGGGCACCCAACGGGTCTTTTCACCGCGCTGGGCCTTGGCCAGCCTGTCACTGTCGACCTTGCTGGCCTCCTTGGGCGCCAGCGTGGTGACGGTCGGTTTGCCGACGCTGGCCCATGCGTTCGAGGCCTCCTTCCAGCAGGTTCAGTGGGTGGTTCTCGCCTATTTACTGGCGATTACCACGCTGATTGTCAGTCTCGGAAAATTGGGCGATTTGCTCGGGCGTGGCAGGTTGCTATTGGCCGGGATCGTGCTGTTCACCATAGCGTCGGCGCTTTGCGGCATGGCGCCCTCGCTTTGGCTGTTGGTCGCTGGTCGGGCGTTACAGGGCCTTGGAGCGGCGATCATGATGACGCTGACTTTGGCCCTGGTGGGTGAAACCGTCAGCAAGGAAAAGACCGGTAGCGCGATGGGGCTGTTGGGCACCCTATCTGCGGTGGGCACCGCCCTTGGCCCCTCTCTGGGTGGTGCACTTATCAGCGGTTTCGGTTGGCAGGCGCTATTTTTGATTAACGTTCCGCTTGGACTGCTGGCGTTCGGACTGGCCTGGCGTTCACTGCCGGCTCGGCAACCGGAGGGATCGGTCGCGCGCCCCCGTTTCGACACCCTGGGTACGCTGTTATTGGCGGCGACGCTTGCTGCCTATGCATTGGCCACGACGTTGGGCCGAGGCGACTTCGGCTGGCCGAACATTGCGCTGTTGCTGATGGCGATCCTGGGCGGCGGTCTGTTTGTCATGGCCCAACGGTGGGTCGCGTCGCCGTTGATTCCCTTGGGGGTGTTTGGGGACCGGTCGCTGGTTGCCGGGCTGGTGACCAGTGCTCTGGTGGCAACGGTCATGATGGCGACGCTGCTGGTGGGGCCTTTTTATCTATCCGTCGCCCTTGGGCTGCCTGCCGCGCGGGTGGGGTTGGTGTTGGCGGCAGGACCGTCGGTCGCTGCGCTGACGGGGGTGCCTGCCGGGCGCCTGGTGGACCGCTTTGGCGTGCGCCCCGTGCGACTCGTCGGGCTGCTGATCATGATTCTCGGCTGCCTGATGCTGTCGCTGATGTCACCGACCCTCGGTGTGGGCGGCTATGTCGCCGCTATCGCGGTAACGACCCTTGGCTATGCGCTGTTCCAGACGGCCAACAACACAACGGTGATGGCGGACGTGCCCGCGGGCAAGCGCGGCGTCATCTCAGGGCTGCTCAATCTGTCGCGTAATCTGGGTTTCTTTACCGGAGCATCGGCGCTCGGTGCGGTGTTTGCGCTCTCTGTACCGACGAATGGTATCGCCCAGGCAGCTCCCGAAGCGGTGGTAAATGGCTTGCATCTCACCTTCATCGTTGCCACGTCTTTGATGTTGCTGGCTTGGGTCGTTGTCTTGAAATGCCGTGAACCAGAGCCTCTGGATGGGCGTGATGACATCTTTGCCCAAAGAAAGTGA
- a CDS encoding LysR family transcriptional regulator, translating to MSTPDLNLLITLDVLLAEGSVARAARRLRLSPSAMSRALARLRETTGDPLLVRAGRGLVPTPRALALREQVSQLVQDAQAALRPSQVPDLRRLSRTFTLRTREGFVENFAIDLIARISEQAPGVRLHFLDKADKDSTALREGTVDLETAVVDKDTSPELRTQALFTDRLIGVVRADHPLSQAEVCAAGYAAGEHIGVSLRGLDHSALDQALRSLNLTRQIAITVPGFSTALGLARSSDLIASVPERYTTRLRAGMHSFALPFAVPTFTISMLWHPRMDADPVHRWFRGCLREVCSGKTIDI from the coding sequence ATGTCCACACCCGACCTCAATCTGCTGATTACCCTCGACGTCTTGCTGGCAGAAGGCAGCGTGGCCCGAGCCGCTCGGCGACTGCGACTCAGCCCCTCGGCCATGAGCCGGGCGCTGGCGCGGTTGCGCGAAACCACGGGTGATCCGCTGCTGGTGCGGGCTGGGCGTGGCCTGGTGCCCACACCCCGCGCCTTGGCGTTACGCGAGCAGGTCAGCCAACTGGTGCAGGATGCCCAAGCGGCGCTGCGGCCGTCCCAGGTGCCGGATCTGCGCCGGCTGAGCCGCACCTTCACGCTGCGCACACGGGAAGGGTTTGTTGAAAACTTCGCCATCGATTTGATTGCCCGTATCAGCGAACAGGCGCCCGGTGTACGCCTGCATTTCCTGGACAAGGCCGACAAGGACAGTACGGCGTTGCGAGAGGGCACCGTGGACCTGGAAACGGCCGTCGTGGACAAGGACACCAGCCCGGAGCTACGAACCCAGGCGTTATTCACTGATCGCCTCATTGGCGTGGTGCGCGCGGATCACCCGCTGAGCCAGGCCGAGGTGTGTGCCGCCGGTTATGCAGCGGGCGAGCACATCGGCGTTTCCTTGCGGGGCCTGGACCACAGCGCCCTCGATCAAGCCTTGCGGTCCTTGAACCTGACACGGCAGATCGCGATCACCGTCCCCGGCTTCTCCACTGCGCTGGGCCTTGCCCGGTCCAGTGACCTGATCGCCAGCGTGCCTGAGCGCTATACCACCCGCCTGCGTGCCGGCATGCACAGCTTTGCGCTGCCGTTTGCGGTGCCGACATTCACGATTTCCATGCTTTGGCACCCCCGAATGGATGCTGATCCTGTGCACCGCTGGTTTCGTGGTTGTCTGCGGGAAGTGTGTTCAGGCAAAACCATAGATATCTAG
- a CDS encoding serralysin family metalloprotease codes for MSKVKTSAIDSAEQMLWAPQSLAAASSAFNQINSFSHQYDRGGNLTVNGKPSYSVDEAATQLLRDGAAYQDRDASGKIELTYTFLTSASSSTMNKHGISGFSQFSAQQKGQAVLAMQSWADVANVTFTERASGGDGHMTFGNYSSGQDGAAAFAYLPGTGAGYDGTSWYLINSRYTQNKNPELNNYGRQTLTHEIGHSLGLAHPGDYNAGEGSPTYDDATYGQDTRGYSLMSYWSETNTSQDFSKGGVEAYASGPLMDDIAAIQKLYGANTSTRTGDSTYGFNSNTGRDFYSASSSSDKVVFSVWDAGGRDTLDFSGFTQNQKINLNGASFSDVGGMVGNVSIAQGVTIENAIGGSGSDLLIGNSVANELKGGAGNDILWGAGGADKLWGGSGSDTFVFAASSDSRPGAVDQILDFVSGLDKIDLTGITQGAGLHFVNAFTGAAGDAVLSTSGGNSLLSVDFSGHGVADFLVSTVGQAAVSDIVA; via the coding sequence ATGTCGAAAGTCAAAACCAGCGCTATTGATTCTGCCGAACAAATGCTCTGGGCGCCGCAGTCACTGGCGGCGGCCAGCAGTGCATTCAATCAGATCAATAGTTTCAGCCACCAATACGATCGGGGTGGCAACCTGACCGTCAACGGCAAACCGTCGTACTCGGTGGACGAAGCTGCCACCCAGTTGCTGCGCGACGGTGCGGCTTACCAGGACCGGGACGCCAGCGGCAAGATTGAGTTGACCTACACGTTCCTGACCTCTGCCTCCTCGAGCACCATGAACAAGCACGGCATCAGCGGTTTCAGCCAGTTCAGCGCGCAACAGAAAGGCCAAGCGGTCCTGGCCATGCAGTCCTGGGCGGACGTGGCCAATGTCACGTTCACTGAAAGGGCCAGCGGTGGCGACGGCCACATGACCTTCGGCAACTACAGCAGCGGCCAGGACGGCGCCGCGGCATTTGCCTATCTGCCGGGCACGGGCGCCGGTTATGACGGAACCTCCTGGTACCTGATCAACAGCCGCTACACCCAGAACAAGAATCCGGAACTGAACAATTATGGCCGCCAGACCCTGACCCATGAAATCGGTCACAGCCTGGGCCTGGCGCATCCTGGCGACTATAACGCCGGTGAAGGCAGCCCGACCTACGATGACGCCACCTACGGTCAGGACACCCGTGGCTACAGCCTCATGAGTTACTGGAGTGAAACCAACACCAGCCAGGACTTCAGCAAGGGCGGCGTCGAAGCCTATGCCTCGGGTCCGCTGATGGATGACATTGCGGCCATTCAGAAGCTCTACGGTGCCAACACCAGCACCCGGACCGGCGACTCGACCTACGGCTTCAACTCCAACACCGGTCGCGACTTCTACAGCGCATCCTCGTCTTCGGACAAAGTGGTGTTCTCGGTATGGGACGCCGGCGGCCGCGATACCCTGGATTTTTCAGGCTTCACGCAGAACCAGAAGATCAACCTCAATGGCGCCTCGTTTTCCGACGTTGGCGGCATGGTGGGTAACGTTTCCATCGCTCAGGGGGTGACCATCGAGAATGCCATTGGCGGCTCGGGCAGTGACTTGCTCATCGGCAACTCCGTGGCCAACGAACTCAAGGGCGGCGCCGGCAACGACATCCTCTGGGGCGCGGGCGGTGCCGACAAACTGTGGGGCGGTTCGGGCTCGGACACCTTCGTGTTCGCCGCCAGTTCTGACTCACGGCCAGGTGCGGTCGATCAGATCCTCGATTTTGTCAGCGGCCTGGACAAGATCGACCTGACCGGCATCACCCAGGGCGCGGGCCTGCACTTCGTGAATGCGTTCACCGGTGCGGCGGGTGATGCGGTGCTGTCGACATCGGGTGGCAACAGCCTGCTGTCGGTGGACTTCTCCGGGCACGGCGTGGCTGACTTCCTGGTCAGTACCGTCGGCCAGGCGGCTGTCTCGGATATCGTGGCCTGA
- a CDS encoding AprI/Inh family metalloprotease inhibitor, with protein MCRNPQPQGVQASAWLLATLMMFTGEAAMARSLLLAEPSQLAGQWQAVLSGPQEPAQTPPSSICLVELRADQTLVGQTACLGQWLGDEPVHWFTEPDGLSLIGKQNSRIHLQLRQEQHYQVTLKSGQVVTLERSPPQTTP; from the coding sequence ATGTGCAGAAATCCCCAGCCCCAAGGCGTCCAGGCAAGTGCCTGGTTACTCGCTACGCTGATGATGTTTACCGGAGAAGCCGCCATGGCGCGCAGCCTGTTGTTAGCAGAACCTTCCCAGTTGGCCGGTCAGTGGCAGGCTGTTCTGTCGGGGCCGCAGGAGCCTGCGCAAACCCCGCCGTCCAGCATCTGCCTTGTCGAGCTCAGGGCAGATCAAACCTTGGTCGGGCAAACCGCCTGCCTGGGACAGTGGCTGGGCGATGAGCCGGTCCATTGGTTCACCGAACCAGACGGTCTGTCACTGATTGGCAAACAGAACAGCCGGATTCACTTGCAACTGCGTCAAGAACAACACTATCAAGTCACCTTGAAATCAGGTCAGGTAGTGACACTCGAACGGAGTCCGCCCCAAACCACTCCTTAA
- a CDS encoding type I secretion system permease/ATPase has product MNMTRRAATVPLFRALGDYKNILISVGCFTALINVLMLAPSIYMLQVYDRGLSSQNETTLWMLSLMVVGFFIFIGLLEMVRSFIVIRIGSQLERRLNLQVYKAAFERNLRQGEGNAGQSLGDLTHIRQFVTGPALFAFFDAPWFPVYLLVIYLFNVWLGVFASVGTLLLIGLACLNEAMTKKPLGQASVYSQQSSQLATSHLHNAETIQAMGMLGALRGRWFAVHSRFLGLQNQASDTGAVLSSLSKTLRLCLQSLVLGLGALLVIKGDMTAGMMIAGSILMGRVLSPIDQLIAVWKQWSGAKLAYRRLDALLQAYPAQDEAMTLPSPKGQVSFEQVSAGPPGQRNATLHQLGFSLSAGEVLGVLGASGSGKSTLARVLVGVWPTLGGTVRLDGADIHRWNRDQLGPHIGYLPQDIELFSGSIAENIARFRLADPQKVVAAAQQAGVHELILRMPQGYDTVLGEDGSGLSGGQKQRVALARAMYDQPSLVVLDEPNSNLDTVGEAALAGAIAQMKAQGTTVVLVTHRSSALAQADKLLVLNEGHLQAFGPSQEVLRALSGQPPSQRDKPQAAPNGLSMSRQYSAASKPSGA; this is encoded by the coding sequence ATGAACATGACAAGGCGCGCTGCGACGGTGCCGCTGTTTAGAGCGCTGGGCGACTATAAAAATATTCTGATCAGCGTCGGTTGTTTTACCGCACTGATTAATGTCCTGATGTTGGCGCCTTCGATTTATATGCTCCAAGTGTATGACCGGGGCCTGTCATCACAAAACGAAACCACGCTGTGGATGTTGTCGTTGATGGTGGTGGGCTTCTTCATATTTATCGGGCTGCTGGAAATGGTGCGCAGCTTCATTGTCATCCGCATCGGCAGCCAACTGGAAAGGCGCTTGAACCTTCAGGTGTACAAGGCCGCGTTCGAGCGCAACCTGCGCCAGGGCGAGGGCAACGCCGGGCAGTCGCTGGGTGACCTTACCCACATCCGCCAGTTCGTCACCGGACCTGCGCTGTTCGCATTCTTCGACGCCCCGTGGTTTCCCGTGTATTTGCTGGTGATCTACCTGTTCAACGTGTGGCTCGGCGTGTTCGCCAGCGTTGGCACCTTGCTGCTCATTGGCTTGGCCTGTCTGAACGAAGCCATGACCAAAAAGCCGTTGGGGCAGGCCAGTGTCTACTCGCAACAGTCCAGCCAACTGGCGACCAGCCACTTGCACAACGCCGAGACCATCCAGGCCATGGGCATGCTCGGCGCGTTGCGCGGGCGCTGGTTTGCCGTGCATTCGCGCTTTCTCGGCCTGCAAAACCAGGCCAGTGATACCGGCGCGGTGCTCAGTTCCCTGAGCAAAACCCTGCGCCTGTGTCTGCAATCGCTGGTGCTGGGGTTGGGCGCGTTGCTGGTGATCAAGGGCGACATGACCGCCGGAATGATGATTGCCGGCTCGATCCTGATGGGTCGGGTGTTGAGCCCCATCGACCAGTTGATCGCCGTGTGGAAGCAGTGGAGCGGGGCCAAACTGGCTTATCGCCGTCTCGATGCGCTGTTGCAGGCTTACCCAGCCCAGGACGAAGCGATGACATTGCCGTCGCCCAAGGGCCAGGTGAGCTTCGAACAGGTCAGCGCCGGCCCGCCGGGGCAGCGCAACGCGACGCTGCATCAGCTCGGTTTCAGCCTGAGCGCCGGGGAAGTGCTCGGGGTGCTGGGGGCGTCGGGGTCCGGCAAATCCACCCTGGCCCGTGTGCTGGTGGGGGTGTGGCCTACACTCGGAGGCACAGTGCGGCTCGACGGGGCCGACATCCATCGCTGGAATCGCGACCAGCTCGGTCCGCACATCGGTTATCTGCCCCAGGACATTGAGTTGTTCAGCGGCAGCATTGCCGAGAACATTGCCCGTTTCCGCCTGGCCGATCCGCAAAAGGTCGTCGCCGCCGCGCAACAGGCCGGCGTGCATGAACTGATCCTGCGCATGCCGCAAGGCTACGACACCGTGCTGGGAGAGGATGGCAGCGGTTTGTCCGGCGGCCAGAAACAGCGCGTCGCCCTGGCCCGGGCCATGTACGACCAACCGAGCCTGGTGGTGCTCGATGAACCCAATTCCAATCTCGACACGGTCGGTGAAGCGGCACTGGCCGGCGCCATCGCACAGATGAAAGCCCAGGGCACCACGGTCGTGCTGGTGACCCATCGCTCCTCGGCGCTGGCTCAGGCCGACAAGCTGCTGGTGCTCAATGAAGGCCACCTACAAGCGTTCGGTCCAAGTCAGGAGGTGCTGCGGGCATTGTCCGGCCAGCCGCCATCGCAACGCGACAAACCCCAGGCAGCCCCCAACGGACTGAGCATGAGTCGCCAGT